In Tepidimonas taiwanensis, the following are encoded in one genomic region:
- the dut gene encoding dUTP diphosphatase, producing MKIKIKKTHPNATMPTYATDGAACFDLYAATVNGAAQIGDICYPGHPVVVDTGLAFEVPEGYMLRIASRSGLAFKHGIDAFPGVIDSDYRGPVKVLLKCWHLDEDEPPVRIDPGDRIAQAYVCAVPRVTFTEVEELSATARGVGGFGSTGGGKVELRLETAERVLRGEE from the coding sequence ATGAAGATCAAGATCAAGAAGACCCACCCAAACGCCACCATGCCGACCTACGCCACCGACGGCGCTGCGTGCTTTGACCTGTATGCGGCCACCGTCAACGGCGCAGCGCAGATCGGCGACATCTGCTATCCCGGCCATCCAGTCGTGGTGGACACCGGGCTGGCCTTCGAGGTGCCCGAGGGCTACATGCTCCGCATTGCCAGCCGATCCGGGCTGGCTTTCAAGCACGGCATCGACGCCTTCCCGGGCGTGATCGACAGCGACTACCGCGGGCCGGTGAAGGTGCTGCTCAAGTGCTGGCACCTGGACGAAGACGAGCCGCCGGTGCGCATCGATCCGGGCGACCGCATTGCGCAAGCCTACGTGTGCGCGGTGCCGCGCGTGACCTTCACCGAGGTGGAGGAACTGAGCGCCACGGCGCGCGGCGTGGGCGGCTTTGGCAGCACCGGGGGCGGTAAGGTGGAGCTGCGCCTGGAGACCGCCGAGCGCGTTTTGAGGGGAGAGGAATGA
- a CDS encoding BRO family protein, which produces MTASTTHLPATLNFEGVTLDVVHLDNEMWLRVHEIGEALGYSKPLQSVTNLYNANASEFTDKMTRLVKLPTAGGEQTVRVFSLRGAHLLGMFARTERARAFRRWVLDVLDQYVQQLPADATETLTPSEQQQLQEAVNMRCHGLPPERQGKARAEIWSRIHHRFRIARYQQLPRHQLVEAIAYVLKMDLHGCPPPDAPQARERVSERDMRAIRRVIWQIATCFHHDIAFAQAVWKFLRRELQHPAPNPWYVDQLPGIAALLGRLLAYAMKAREFVQDIESQVIRHILRGPLAEETLLEFAAAERAKIGGLLASEPDLPNWLRADLLFVTDRSRALLSDWPEYSEAAH; this is translated from the coding sequence ATGACCGCTTCCACCACCCACCTTCCCGCCACCCTGAACTTTGAGGGCGTCACGCTCGACGTGGTGCACCTCGATAACGAGATGTGGCTAAGGGTTCACGAGATCGGTGAAGCCTTGGGCTACAGCAAGCCGCTGCAGAGCGTCACCAACCTCTACAACGCCAACGCCTCGGAGTTCACCGACAAGATGACGCGCCTGGTCAAGCTTCCCACCGCTGGAGGCGAGCAAACGGTGCGCGTCTTCAGCCTGCGCGGCGCGCACCTGCTGGGCATGTTCGCCCGCACCGAGCGCGCCCGCGCCTTCCGCCGCTGGGTGCTGGACGTGCTGGATCAGTACGTCCAGCAACTGCCCGCCGACGCCACCGAGACGCTGACCCCATCCGAGCAGCAGCAGCTTCAGGAGGCGGTCAACATGCGCTGCCATGGCCTGCCGCCAGAGCGGCAAGGCAAGGCCCGCGCCGAGATCTGGAGCCGCATCCACCACAGGTTCCGCATCGCCCGCTATCAGCAACTTCCGCGCCACCAGCTGGTGGAGGCCATCGCCTACGTGCTCAAGATGGACCTGCACGGCTGCCCGCCGCCCGACGCGCCGCAGGCCCGCGAACGCGTCAGCGAGCGCGACATGCGCGCCATCCGCCGCGTCATATGGCAGATCGCCACGTGCTTCCACCACGACATCGCCTTCGCCCAGGCGGTTTGGAAGTTCCTGCGCCGCGAACTCCAGCACCCTGCGCCAAACCCGTGGTACGTGGACCAGCTCCCCGGCATCGCCGCGCTGCTGGGCCGCCTGCTGGCCTACGCCATGAAGGCGCGCGAATTCGTGCAAGATATCGAAAGCCAAGTCATCCGCCACATCCTGCGCGGGCCGCTGGCCGAGGAGACGCTGCTGGAGTTCGCCGCCGCCGAGCGCGCCAAGATCGGCGGCCTGCTGGCCAGTGAGCCCGATTTGCCAAACTGGCTGCGCGCTGACCTGCTCTTCGTCACCGACCGCTCGCGCGCGCTGCTGAGCGACTGGCCGGAGTATTCAGAAGCGGCGCACTGA
- a CDS encoding tyrosine-type recombinase/integrase: protein MASIIQHYGKWRAQVRRKGWPVYTKSFDTKAAAEKWARQIEADIDRGVLPGASVVAARRYTVADLIEDYRRLRAQSRPVLDTTTEHYNLRRLADHLGTLDAARLRPDDLVGYAQMRADEGAGPYTVNMEVSKLGTVMRMVASIKHMTLPDVVQQARPLLAHLGLIGGGGRRERRPTDDELDRIIAHMHDTYGQVWADAVRFAVGTAMRRGEIVRIRWDDLDAARRLVLVRDRKDPRQKAGNDQWVPLLADTAMGDMWALVQRQPRVDPRIFPIGDSTLSKYFTWTCRALSIPDLHFHDLRHHAISLLFERGFRIEQVALVSGHKSWQHLKRYTNLRPEDLHRGP, encoded by the coding sequence ATGGCAAGCATCATCCAGCACTACGGCAAGTGGCGCGCGCAGGTGCGCCGCAAGGGGTGGCCAGTCTACACCAAGTCGTTCGACACCAAGGCTGCGGCCGAGAAGTGGGCGCGGCAGATCGAGGCCGACATCGATCGCGGCGTGCTGCCAGGCGCGTCCGTCGTAGCAGCGCGGCGCTACACCGTAGCAGACCTGATCGAGGACTACCGGCGCCTGCGCGCGCAGTCGCGCCCGGTGCTGGACACCACCACCGAGCACTACAACCTGCGCCGCCTGGCCGATCACCTGGGGACGCTCGATGCCGCCAGGCTGCGGCCAGATGATCTCGTGGGATACGCGCAGATGCGCGCCGACGAAGGCGCGGGGCCGTACACGGTCAACATGGAGGTGTCCAAGCTCGGTACCGTCATGCGCATGGTGGCCAGCATCAAGCACATGACGCTGCCGGACGTGGTGCAGCAGGCGCGGCCGCTGCTGGCGCACCTGGGGCTGATCGGCGGCGGCGGCAGGCGCGAGCGCAGGCCCACCGATGATGAGCTCGACCGCATCATCGCGCACATGCACGATACCTACGGCCAGGTGTGGGCCGATGCGGTGCGCTTTGCGGTGGGCACGGCGATGCGCCGTGGCGAGATCGTGCGCATCCGCTGGGACGACCTGGACGCCGCCAGGCGGCTGGTGCTGGTGCGGGATCGCAAAGACCCGCGCCAGAAGGCCGGCAACGATCAGTGGGTGCCGCTGCTGGCCGACACGGCGATGGGCGACATGTGGGCTTTGGTGCAGCGCCAGCCGCGCGTCGATCCGCGCATCTTCCCCATCGGCGACTCGACGCTTTCGAAGTACTTCACGTGGACATGCCGCGCGCTGAGCATCCCAGACCTGCACTTCCACGACCTGCGCCACCATGCGATCAGCCTGCTGTTCGAGCGCGGCTTTCGCATCGAGCAGGTGGCGCTGGTGTCCGGCCACAAGTCGTGGCAGCACCTGAAGCGCTACACAAACCTGCGGCCGGAGGATTTGCACCGCGGGCCGTAA
- a CDS encoding ABC transporter permease: MRAPVPSSPAAAVPPAGPGASAVRRAAARLVGQGAVVALAVALALPVVALALAALLGEAASWQVLREMAATVLPEYVHTTVWLCVGVAVAVAMVGTATAAAVTLFDFPGRRVAEWLLLLPLAMPAYVVAYAYTDFLQYAGPLQTALREAFGWQGRVFPEIRNAWGAGWVFTFTLYPYVYLLTRTALTERAPQLLEAARLLGAPLSRRIREVALPLARPAIAAGVALALMETLADYGVVSYFGVQTFTAGIYKAWLVMDDRAAAAQLALLLLLTVAAVLWVEQRAQRRLRFAGQRPARGGAEARPTALRGAGVALAWAVCGLPVLFGFVLPVLFMLRPLLEAWDVLPWASFIGWARNSLTLAAVSAVLATGVALALGFALRRLPTALNRLAVRVVGLGYAVPGAVVVVGLLLPLGWVQARWPESPAAAWLLTTVLGVVWAYLVRFTAVSLQSVQSGYSRLPASWDDAAVTLGVSGAALWWSVHWPLLRRSAIAALLLVFVDVMKELPATLVLRPFDFDTLAVVAHQMARDERLGEAALPALTLVAVGLIPVVLLSRALRRGEAAAC, translated from the coding sequence ATGCGCGCACCCGTCCCTTCTTCCCCCGCCGCTGCAGTGCCCCCGGCCGGTCCCGGGGCCTCGGCCGTGCGACGCGCTGCCGCGCGGCTCGTGGGGCAGGGGGCGGTCGTGGCGCTGGCGGTGGCGCTGGCCTTGCCCGTCGTGGCGCTGGCGCTGGCGGCGCTGCTGGGTGAAGCGGCGTCGTGGCAGGTGTTGCGCGAGATGGCGGCAACCGTGCTGCCCGAGTACGTGCACACGACCGTATGGCTGTGCGTCGGGGTGGCGGTGGCGGTCGCGATGGTCGGTACGGCCACCGCCGCGGCGGTGACGCTGTTCGACTTTCCCGGCCGGCGCGTGGCGGAGTGGCTGCTGCTGTTGCCGTTGGCAATGCCGGCCTATGTCGTCGCCTACGCCTACACCGATTTTCTGCAGTACGCCGGGCCGTTGCAGACCGCGCTGCGTGAGGCTTTCGGCTGGCAGGGGCGGGTCTTTCCGGAAATCCGCAACGCCTGGGGCGCCGGCTGGGTGTTCACGTTCACCCTCTACCCCTATGTCTACCTGCTGACCCGCACCGCGCTGACCGAACGCGCGCCGCAGCTGCTGGAGGCGGCGCGGCTGCTCGGCGCGCCGCTGTCGCGGCGCATCCGCGAGGTGGCGCTGCCGCTGGCGCGGCCCGCGATCGCCGCGGGCGTGGCGCTGGCGTTGATGGAAACGCTGGCCGACTACGGCGTGGTCAGCTATTTCGGGGTACAGACTTTCACCGCCGGGATCTACAAGGCGTGGCTGGTGATGGACGACCGCGCGGCAGCGGCGCAGCTGGCGCTGCTGCTGCTGCTGACCGTGGCGGCGGTGTTGTGGGTGGAGCAGCGCGCGCAGCGGCGCCTGCGCTTCGCGGGGCAGCGTCCCGCCCGCGGCGGTGCCGAGGCGCGGCCGACGGCCCTGCGCGGCGCGGGCGTTGCCCTCGCGTGGGCGGTGTGCGGACTGCCGGTCCTGTTCGGTTTCGTCCTGCCGGTGCTGTTCATGCTGCGGCCGCTGCTGGAGGCGTGGGACGTGCTGCCGTGGGCGTCTTTCATCGGGTGGGCGCGCAACAGCCTGACGCTGGCGGCGGTGAGCGCGGTACTGGCCACCGGGGTGGCGCTGGCGCTCGGGTTTGCGCTGCGGCGGCTACCGACGGCGCTCAACCGCCTGGCCGTGCGGGTGGTGGGCCTGGGCTACGCGGTGCCGGGCGCGGTGGTCGTCGTGGGCCTGCTGCTGCCACTGGGTTGGGTGCAGGCGCGCTGGCCCGAGAGCCCGGCGGCCGCGTGGCTGCTGACGACCGTGCTCGGGGTCGTGTGGGCGTACCTGGTGCGCTTCACCGCGGTGTCGCTGCAGTCGGTGCAAAGTGGCTACAGCCGCCTGCCGGCGAGCTGGGACGACGCGGCGGTCACGCTGGGCGTCAGCGGCGCGGCGCTGTGGTGGAGCGTGCACTGGCCGCTGCTGCGGCGCTCGGCCATCGCGGCGTTGCTGCTCGTTTTCGTGGACGTGATGAAGGAGCTGCCGGCGACGCTGGTGTTGCGCCCGTTCGACTTCGACACGCTGGCCGTGGTGGCGCACCAGATGGCGCGCGACGAGCGGCTCGGCGAGGCGGCGTTGCCCGCGCTGACGCTGGTGGCCGTGGGGCTGATCCCGGTGGTCCTGCTCAGCCGCGCGCTGCGCCGCGGCGAGGCGGCGGCGTGCTGA
- a CDS encoding ABC transporter ATP-binding protein, with product MELSVTQVGVRYPGAAQAAVEGVTLGLRTGDIGVLIGPSGCGKTTLLRAVAGLERIAQGSIALGGRLVSADGVHLPPEARRVGMVFQDYALFPHLDVGRNVAFGLRHLDAAQRRERVAQALALVGLDGLQRRYPHELSGGQQQRVALARALAPQPHLLLLDEPFSNLDVDLRERLAHEIRAIIKSAGLTALFVTHDQMEAFAIGDVIGVMHQGRLHQWDDAYSLYHRPATRFVAEFIGHGVFTPARIRQRGDDVVVETPLGDLLDMEECPLPSAYPDGLCDVLLRADDIVHDDDAPVKAQIVRKAFRGSEFLYTLRLASGETVMALVPSHHNHAVGEWIGIRVAMDHVVTFARGAGAAEPPAPAVARHTRATAEAVP from the coding sequence ATGGAACTGTCGGTCACCCAGGTCGGTGTGCGCTACCCCGGCGCCGCGCAGGCGGCGGTGGAGGGCGTGACGCTGGGCCTACGCACCGGCGACATCGGCGTGCTGATCGGCCCTTCGGGCTGCGGCAAGACGACGCTGCTGCGCGCGGTCGCGGGGCTGGAGCGCATCGCCCAAGGCAGCATCGCGCTCGGCGGGCGGCTCGTCAGCGCCGACGGTGTCCACCTGCCGCCGGAGGCGCGGCGCGTTGGCATGGTCTTTCAGGACTACGCGCTGTTTCCGCACCTGGACGTGGGGCGCAACGTCGCCTTCGGGCTGCGCCACCTGGACGCGGCGCAGCGGCGCGAACGGGTGGCGCAGGCCCTCGCGCTCGTCGGGCTCGACGGCCTGCAGCGGCGCTACCCGCACGAGCTCTCCGGCGGCCAGCAGCAACGCGTCGCGCTGGCGCGCGCGCTCGCCCCACAGCCGCACCTGCTGCTGCTCGACGAGCCGTTTTCCAACCTGGACGTGGACCTGCGCGAACGGCTGGCGCACGAGATCCGCGCGATCATCAAGTCGGCCGGGCTGACGGCACTGTTCGTCACACACGACCAGATGGAGGCGTTCGCGATCGGGGACGTGATCGGCGTCATGCACCAGGGGCGGCTACACCAGTGGGACGACGCCTACTCGCTGTACCACCGGCCGGCCACGCGCTTCGTCGCCGAGTTCATCGGGCACGGCGTCTTTACCCCCGCGCGCATCCGCCAGCGCGGCGACGACGTGGTGGTCGAGACCCCGCTGGGCGATCTCCTCGACATGGAGGAGTGCCCGCTGCCGTCGGCCTACCCCGACGGGTTGTGCGACGTGCTGTTGCGCGCCGACGATATCGTGCACGACGACGACGCGCCGGTGAAGGCGCAGATCGTGCGCAAGGCCTTCCGCGGCTCGGAGTTTCTCTACACGCTGCGCCTGGCCAGCGGCGAGACGGTGATGGCGCTGGTGCCCTCGCACCACAACCACGCGGTCGGCGAATGGATCGGCATCCGCGTGGCGATGGACCACGTGGTGACGTTCGCCCGCGGGGCCGGCGCGGCGGAGCCGCCCGCCCCGGCGGTGGCGCGGCACACCCGCGCCACCGCCGAGGCCGTGCCGTGA
- a CDS encoding Crp/Fnr family transcriptional regulator — MAATVGTSTEHDALGHDSPVRRLEAGEMLFEAGERGGCWRVQRGIVRLDRPTADGHVLVMLALPGDWLGTDTLCDHPHQWRATAVTPVRLLPCRPSDEDQRRAWQVEALLQLPQRCHDMARLRTGSVADRVAALLRMLHGVTAPAWVRPEAWNVQGLRGALPPLRVMADLVDAKHETVCRVLGQLLPRDPRPMTGIVAVAAGASAADV, encoded by the coding sequence ATGGCGGCCACGGTGGGCACAAGCACTGAACACGATGCGCTCGGCCACGACAGCCCCGTGCGTCGCCTGGAGGCGGGCGAAATGTTGTTCGAGGCCGGCGAGCGCGGCGGATGCTGGCGTGTCCAGCGCGGCATCGTGCGGCTGGACCGTCCCACCGCGGACGGCCACGTGTTGGTGATGCTGGCGTTGCCCGGCGACTGGCTGGGCACCGATACCCTGTGCGATCACCCGCACCAGTGGCGTGCGACGGCCGTGACTCCCGTGCGGTTATTGCCCTGTCGGCCATCTGACGAGGATCAGCGACGCGCGTGGCAGGTCGAAGCGTTGTTGCAGCTGCCTCAGCGCTGTCACGATATGGCGCGACTGCGCACCGGTTCGGTGGCGGATCGCGTGGCGGCGCTGTTGCGCATGCTGCATGGCGTGACGGCACCGGCGTGGGTACGGCCCGAGGCGTGGAACGTGCAAGGCTTACGCGGCGCTTTGCCGCCTCTGCGCGTGATGGCGGATCTCGTCGACGCGAAGCACGAGACCGTCTGCCGTGTGTTGGGCCAGCTCTTGCCGCGAGATCCGCGTCCGATGACGGGCATCGTGGCCGTCGCCGCCGGCGCTTCAGCCGCCGACGTGTGA
- a CDS encoding copper chaperone PCu(A)C codes for MNHIRSIIALAALCGFAMAHAQTVKVEEPWVRGTVAQQKATGAFMRLTAPEPMRLVAAESPVAGVVEIHEMAMENQVMRMRAIPALPLAANRPVELKPGGYHVMLMDLKQPLTGGQEVPITLVFENAAGQRVTQTIAAPVKALGTAGGMSGGQGGGHQHGGHGGHKH; via the coding sequence ATGAACCATATTCGATCGATCATCGCCCTGGCCGCGCTGTGCGGCTTTGCCATGGCACACGCCCAGACGGTCAAAGTCGAAGAACCGTGGGTGCGCGGCACCGTCGCGCAACAAAAAGCCACCGGGGCATTCATGCGCCTGACGGCACCGGAGCCGATGCGTTTGGTGGCCGCCGAGTCGCCCGTCGCGGGTGTCGTGGAAATTCACGAAATGGCGATGGAAAACCAGGTCATGCGCATGCGCGCCATCCCGGCGTTGCCCTTGGCGGCGAACCGGCCGGTGGAGCTCAAACCCGGCGGCTACCACGTGATGTTGATGGATCTGAAGCAGCCGTTGACCGGCGGGCAGGAAGTGCCGATCACCCTCGTCTTCGAAAATGCCGCGGGGCAGCGCGTCACGCAGACGATCGCGGCACCTGTGAAGGCGCTGGGGACGGCAGGGGGCATGTCCGGCGGTCAGGGCGGGGGGCATCAGCATGGCGGCCACGGTGGGCACAAGCACTGA
- a CDS encoding Spy/CpxP family protein refolding chaperone, which produces MVNKEWLFWRTRACALLVASALVSGAQASGLPSAVADESYPIVELMPIVMKHEAELALSPEQSAALVEFRRAAMPKRLALQSEIKQVRAELRQRILDGAAPAQQQALLERWLRAEREHAEMRARCAEFLRTTLTPQQMALVQQRYVESLR; this is translated from the coding sequence ATGGTGAACAAAGAATGGCTTTTTTGGCGCACTCGGGCGTGTGCCCTGCTCGTGGCGTCCGCTCTCGTGTCCGGGGCCCAGGCGTCGGGCTTGCCCAGTGCGGTGGCCGATGAGAGCTACCCCATCGTGGAGTTGATGCCCATCGTGATGAAACACGAGGCAGAGCTGGCGCTATCGCCCGAGCAATCGGCCGCTTTGGTGGAGTTTCGGCGCGCCGCGATGCCCAAACGCTTGGCGTTGCAAAGCGAAATCAAGCAAGTCCGTGCCGAGTTGCGGCAGCGCATTCTCGATGGCGCGGCGCCGGCGCAGCAGCAAGCGCTGCTCGAGCGCTGGTTGCGCGCCGAGCGCGAGCACGCCGAGATGCGGGCGCGCTGTGCGGAATTTTTGCGCACGACGCTCACGCCGCAGCAAATGGCGCTCGTGCAGCAGCGCTACGTGGAGAGCTTGCGTTGA
- a CDS encoding SCO family protein — MFDRCGPQVGRCTRRRGLGLAVALAAAWTLAACQPSRPAFRGIDVTGATYGKTLRLTDQHGQVRTLDDFRGRVVMLYFGFVQCPDVCPTALARAVEVMQRLGPDGTRVQLLFVTVDPERDTPALLREYLAAFDPGFIGLTGTPEDIARAAQEFKVYYAKVPTGSGYTMDHSAQTYLIDPAGRLRIVLKHEQSADDYAHDIALLLREFDAGA; from the coding sequence ATGTTCGATCGGTGTGGGCCCCAGGTGGGTCGCTGCACCCGACGTCGGGGTTTGGGGCTTGCCGTTGCGTTGGCAGCGGCTTGGACACTCGCGGCGTGTCAGCCGAGCCGGCCGGCGTTTCGCGGGATCGACGTGACAGGGGCAACGTACGGCAAAACATTGCGGCTGACCGACCAGCACGGCCAAGTGCGCACGCTCGACGACTTCCGCGGGCGCGTGGTCATGCTGTACTTCGGGTTCGTCCAATGCCCCGACGTCTGTCCCACGGCGCTGGCGCGTGCGGTGGAAGTGATGCAGCGGTTGGGCCCCGACGGGACGCGTGTGCAGCTGCTGTTCGTCACCGTGGACCCGGAACGGGATACGCCCGCGTTGCTGCGTGAATACCTGGCGGCATTCGATCCCGGGTTCATCGGACTGACCGGCACGCCCGAAGACATTGCGCGGGCGGCCCAGGAGTTCAAGGTGTACTACGCCAAGGTGCCCACCGGCAGCGGCTACACCATGGACCACTCGGCCCAAACCTATCTGATCGACCCGGCGGGGCGGTTGCGAATCGTGCTCAAGCACGAGCAAAGCGCCGACGACTACGCGCACGACATCGCGCTGTTGCTGCGCGAGTTCGACGCGGGCGCTTGA
- a CDS encoding DUF2946 domain-containing protein — MTSPRVRWPLWLAALAMLWASLSSALARVWVEDGPGRIEICTSTGVVWVTPDGGIDGGASDDAPSTGLASIHCDWCLFSAAALGLPADANPTWVDTARVADAPTGEGGLRAADGGRWWRPALRAPPH; from the coding sequence ATGACATCCCCCCGCGTCCGATGGCCTCTGTGGCTCGCCGCCTTGGCGATGCTGTGGGCGTCACTTTCTTCGGCGTTGGCGCGCGTGTGGGTGGAGGATGGCCCGGGGCGCATCGAGATCTGCACCAGCACCGGGGTCGTCTGGGTTACCCCTGATGGGGGCATCGATGGGGGCGCATCCGACGATGCGCCGTCCACGGGTCTGGCGTCCATCCACTGCGATTGGTGTCTCTTCAGTGCCGCGGCGCTGGGTTTGCCCGCGGACGCCAACCCCACGTGGGTCGACACCGCCCGGGTTGCCGACGCGCCCACTGGGGAGGGCGGGCTGCGCGCAGCCGACGGTGGCCGATGGTGGCGACCGGCGCTGCGTGCGCCACCGCATTGA
- a CDS encoding NADP-dependent malic enzyme, with the protein MTPAEQALRDAALEYHRTPTRGKIAVTPTKALSNQRDLSLAYSPGVAYPCLEIAADPTKAADYTSRGNLVGVVTNGTAVLGLGDIGPLAGKPVMEGKGCLFKKFAGIDVFDIELNEKDPDKLVDIIAALEPTLGGINLEDIKAPECFYIERQLRERLNIPVFHDDQHGTAIIASAALINALELVGKPIGEVRIAVSGAGAAAIAVLDLFVALGADPQRMLVCDSKGVIHDQREDALAGRLDESKRRYCRRTDARTLADAVRGADVFLGCSAPGVLTAEMVQTMAERPIILALANPEPEIRPEVAKAARPDCIIATGRSDYPNQVNNVLCFPYIFRGALDCGATRITEAMKLACVREIAALAKAEISDEVAAAYAGQELQFGPDYLIPKPFDTRLILRIAPAVAQAAADSGVATRPIADIDAYRDSLQRFVFQTGILMRPIFHVAKAAPRKARVAYADGEDERALRAAQLALEEGIAQPILIGRPAVIEARIRKAGLHLRLGVDVENVNPEDDPRFRQYWEAYHQLMKRNGATPEVAKAAVRRSNTIIGSLMLHLGDADALICGLVGTYTTHLERIDSILGRRPGASLYAALNAVNTDRGPIFITDTYVNEDPTAEQLAEIAAMAVQEVQRFGIVPKVAFLSHSTFGSSKRASARKMRDARDLFVAAHPDIECDGELHGDAALEPDIRARFLSDSTLSGSANLLVCPNLDAANILYNVMKTTTSGGVTVGPILMGVNGTATILTPAATVRRVLNMTAVAAAQVAVHAPA; encoded by the coding sequence ATGACCCCTGCCGAACAAGCCCTGCGCGACGCCGCGCTCGAATATCACCGCACCCCCACCCGCGGCAAGATCGCCGTCACCCCGACCAAGGCCCTCTCGAACCAGCGCGACCTGAGCCTCGCCTATTCGCCCGGCGTGGCGTATCCGTGCCTGGAAATCGCGGCCGACCCGACCAAGGCCGCCGACTACACCAGCCGCGGCAACCTGGTGGGCGTCGTGACCAACGGCACGGCGGTGCTGGGCTTGGGCGACATCGGCCCCTTGGCGGGCAAGCCCGTGATGGAGGGCAAAGGGTGTCTGTTCAAAAAATTTGCCGGCATTGACGTCTTCGACATCGAGCTGAATGAAAAAGACCCCGACAAGCTGGTCGACATCATTGCCGCGCTGGAGCCCACGCTCGGCGGCATCAACCTCGAGGACATCAAAGCCCCCGAGTGCTTCTACATCGAGCGCCAGCTGCGTGAGCGGCTCAACATCCCGGTCTTTCACGACGACCAGCACGGCACCGCGATCATCGCCTCGGCGGCGCTGATCAACGCGCTGGAGCTGGTGGGCAAGCCGATTGGCGAGGTGCGCATCGCCGTCTCCGGCGCCGGGGCGGCGGCGATCGCCGTGCTCGACCTCTTCGTCGCGCTGGGGGCGGATCCGCAGCGCATGCTGGTGTGCGACTCCAAAGGCGTCATCCACGACCAGCGCGAGGACGCGCTGGCCGGGCGGCTGGACGAATCCAAACGCCGCTACTGCCGGCGCACCGACGCGCGCACGCTGGCCGACGCGGTGCGCGGGGCCGATGTGTTCCTCGGCTGCTCGGCCCCCGGGGTACTGACGGCCGAGATGGTGCAAACGATGGCCGAGCGCCCGATCATCCTGGCGCTGGCCAACCCGGAGCCGGAAATCCGCCCGGAAGTGGCCAAGGCCGCGCGCCCGGACTGCATCATCGCCACCGGCCGCTCCGACTACCCCAACCAGGTCAACAATGTCCTGTGCTTCCCGTACATCTTCCGCGGGGCGCTGGACTGCGGGGCCACGCGCATTACGGAAGCGATGAAGCTTGCCTGCGTGCGCGAAATCGCCGCGTTGGCCAAGGCCGAAATCAGCGACGAGGTCGCGGCGGCTTATGCCGGACAGGAGCTGCAGTTCGGCCCGGACTACCTGATCCCCAAGCCGTTCGACACGCGCCTCATCCTGCGCATCGCGCCGGCCGTCGCGCAGGCGGCGGCCGACTCCGGCGTGGCCACGCGCCCCATCGCCGACATCGACGCCTACCGCGACAGCCTGCAGCGCTTCGTCTTTCAGACCGGCATCCTGATGCGGCCGATCTTCCACGTGGCCAAGGCCGCCCCGCGCAAGGCGCGCGTCGCCTACGCCGACGGTGAGGACGAGCGGGCACTGCGTGCCGCACAACTGGCGCTGGAAGAAGGCATCGCGCAGCCGATCCTGATCGGACGGCCCGCCGTCATCGAAGCCCGCATCCGCAAGGCCGGGTTGCACCTGCGCCTGGGCGTGGACGTGGAAAACGTCAACCCCGAAGACGACCCGCGCTTCCGCCAGTACTGGGAGGCGTACCACCAGTTGATGAAGCGCAACGGCGCCACACCCGAGGTCGCCAAGGCCGCCGTGCGCCGCTCCAACACCATCATCGGCTCGCTGATGCTGCACCTGGGCGACGCGGACGCGCTGATTTGCGGGCTGGTGGGCACGTACACCACGCACCTGGAGCGTATCGACAGCATCCTCGGACGGCGTCCGGGCGCATCGCTGTACGCCGCGCTCAACGCGGTCAACACGGACCGCGGGCCGATCTTCATCACCGACACCTACGTCAATGAGGACCCCACGGCCGAGCAGCTCGCCGAGATCGCCGCGATGGCCGTGCAGGAGGTGCAGCGCTTTGGCATCGTGCCGAAGGTGGCCTTCCTGTCGCACTCGACGTTTGGCTCGTCCAAGCGCGCCAGCGCGCGCAAGATGCGCGACGCGCGCGACCTCTTCGTCGCCGCCCACCCCGACATCGAGTGCGACGGCGAGCTGCACGGCGACGCGGCGCTGGAGCCCGACATCCGCGCGCGCTTCCTGTCGGATTCGACGCTGTCGGGCAGCGCCAACCTGCTCGTGTGCCCCAATCTGGACGCGGCCAACATCCTTTACAACGTCATGAAGACCACGACCAGCGGTGGCGTGACGGTGGGCCCGATTCTGATGGGCGTCAACGGCACCGCCACCATCCTCACCCCCGCGGCGACGGTGCGGCGCGTGCTCAACATGACGGCGGTGGCGGCGGCACAGGTGGCGGTGCACGCGCCGGCGTGA